The Rufibacter sp. DG15C region AATAACCAACCATCACGCTCTCAGAACGAGTCAGGATTTCGCCGTCCTCGGCAATTTTCACCTCAACATTATTGATGACCGGGCCTACGGTGCCAATCACGTTGTTTTCTGGCTCATAGCGGTTCACGGCAATTACCGGTGAGGTCTCGGTCAAGCCATAGCCTTCCATGATTCTGATGTTGGCTCCCCAGAACACTCTGGCCAGACGCGGTTGCAAGGCGGCACCACCTGACACGATTACTTTCACGTTGCCGCCCAAAGCCTCCTGCCACTTGGAGAAGATAAGCTTGCGCGCCAGTTTCAATTGCAGGTCATAGAGGATGCCCGGTGAGGTGCGGGTGTCATACTTCTGCCCCAGGGCCAGCGCCCAGAAGAACAGTCCTTTCTTAACGCCCGTCAGCTCAGAGCCTTTGGCTACAATCTTGTCATAGACTTTCTCCAACAGACGCGGCACGGTCACAAAGATGTCGGGCTTTACTTCTTTCAGGTTGTCGCCTACTTTTTCAATGCTTTCGGCGAAGTAAATAGACACGCCTACTGAGAAGTAGATGCAGGACACCATGCGCTCATAGATATGGCACAACGGCAAGAAGCTCAAGGCACGGTGGTCTTTGTTGACTGGCACAAAAGGCTTCACGTTGGTGAAGTTGCTTACCAGGTTGTTATGGCTTAGCATCACCCCTTTAGGCGCTCCCGTGGTACCAGAGGTGTAGATGATGGACAGCAAGTCTGACGGTTGCACGGCGGCTTTGTACGACTCCAGCGTAGCTACGTCTTCGCCTTCGCCCATTTTCAAAAGCTCGGTCCAGTGTTTGGCGCCGGGCACGTGGTCAAAGGTGTAAATCTCTTGGATGCCGGGTATGTCACTGGCGGCTTCTTTTACTTTGTTGTATAAGTCCTCGGTAGAAACCAATATCAGTTTGGTCTCTGAGTCTTTTAAGATGTAGCGATAATCTTCTACCGTGATGGTAGGGTACATGGGCACACTCACCGCGCCGGTCTGCTGAATACCGTAGTCGGCAAACATCCACTCTGGACGGTTCATGGAGATGAGCGCTACTTTGTCATCCTTCTTAATTCCGGATTTGATGAGGGCCAGGCTCAGTTTGTTAGCGGTATCAATCATCTCTTGGGTACTGTACTTCACCCACTCTCCGTTTATCTTGGCGGCCAGGCAGTCCGGTTGCGGAAACTCCTGTACCTGTTGCGTTAGAAGGTCAAAAACGCGGGTCACTTTCATAGGTCGTTTGTCTAGTTGGTTCAGTAATTTATACTAAATTCTTATTAAAAAAAACTTAGGTGCAATTCTAGCTGAAGGCGTTCCTTCTATAAAAAGGCTTCCTTTGGCGTATAATAATTCTCTAAATTTGGTTTTTGGACTACACCCTGCATGAACCTCTCCATCTTTTTTGAGCCCTTACCAGAAGACACCTTCGGCTATCCAACAGACGCCAAGTCAGTGGGCGGCTACATTGCGCCTTTCCTGCACACGTTCCCTGACTGGCGCCAAGCCGAAGTAGTCTTGATTGGATTGCCCGAATACCGCGGCGCCCATTCTCACCAGGACGTGAGCTACCAAGGCCCTAACCTGATACGGGAACAGCTCTATAAACTAAAGAAAGGCACCGGTTCTTGGCTCTTAATGGACTTGGGCAACCTGCTACCAGGCATCTCTCTGGAAGACACCTATCTGCGCCTGAAAGAAGTGATTGAGATGGTAGTGGACGCCGGTAAATTCCCTATCCTTTTAGGCGGTTCGCATGACTTGACGTACGGCCAATTCTTAGGCTATGAGCACCTGCACAAAAAAATAGGCGTGGTTCTAGTAGACAGCCAACTAGATATTGAGGAGAACCCAGACCAGCCCCAGGAAGAAAGTCATCTGCACCGATTGCTGCTGCATGAGCCCAATTACTTGTTCACCTTCAGTCAACTAGGCTACCAGTCTTACCTCACAGACAATGACACGTTGGCGGCGTTAGAAAAACTTCACTTTGAGTTATTTAGAGTAGGCCAGGTACGGCAGCAGATGAAAGAGATGGAACCGGTCATCAGGCAGGCAGACATGCTTAGCTTTGACATTGCCGCCATCCGGCACCAGGACGCGCCCGGCCAGCGCCAGGCCAACCCGTTTGGCTTCACCGGCGAAGAGGCTTGCCAACTCTGCTGGTACGCCGGCCAGAACGACCAACTCAGTTCCTTGGGCTTGTATGGCTACCGTCCCGAGTTTGACCAGCGTTCTTTAACGGCTACTACCGTGGCCACCATGGCCTGGTACGCCATTGAAGGCTTCTATCACCGCCAGCGCACCTTAGATTTTCAGAGCAACCATTTTTTGCGGTTCGCCGTGGGCTTCCATGACAACCCCAACAAGATGCTCTTCTACAAAAACCGCCACACAGAAAAATGGTGGATGCAGGTAGACGATTTATCTGGTCAGCGCTCGCCTTTGATAGTACCCTGCAGCTACCAGGATTACCTCATGGCCGCAGACGGCGAAGTGCCCAACAGATGGATACAAGCGCAAGCAAGGATGTAAGAAAATGAGTTCGTTTTTGGTCTACTTTCTGTAAAACAGGTCAAAAACGAAACTGAAATAAATAGAACCCTCCTCCATGGAACTTCAAGAATACACAAAGTCACAGTTGGCCCTCAGAAACGGACAGGACCGGGACGAGATTTGGGTGGCGTATCTAGGCGTGATTTATGACGTGACCAAGTCCAGGCTGTGGCGCAGGGGCAATCATTATGAACACTGGGCAGGGCAAGACTTGACGGATGAACTCAAGGACGCGCCGCACACAGATTATGTGTTTGACAAGTTTGACGCCGTTGGCGTATTAAAGAAGTAATTTAGGCGGCTTCGGCTCTTTCACCCTTTAAACCCCCCCACAAAAAATATACATGATCATCATAGCAGACAGTGGCTCAACCAAAACCGCCTGGCGTCAAATTTCCTCAGAAGGCGTCATTGCTGATGCCAATACCATGGGCATCAACCCATACTACCAGAACACGCAAGAAATAGCCCAGATGCTGGAGCAGAGCCTTCTGGTGCAGTGGCCCGGCGTAGAACCCAAAGAGATTTATTTCTACGGAGCGGGGTGCAGTGCGCCCGACAAGCAGGCCATGGTAGAGGCTGCTATCAAAGAAGTCTATCCTAACAGCAAGATTGAAGTGCACCATGACTTGGAGGCCGCTGCTAGAGCCTTGTGCGGAGAAGAGGCGGGCATAGCCTGCATCTTGGGCACCGGCTCCAACTCCTGTTTGTATGACGGAAAGGAGATTGTAGAGGCACTTCCCAACCTTGGTTTTATTCTAGGCGATGAGGGCAGCGGCGGCTACATGGGCAAACGCATTGTGCAAGCCTTTCTGAACAATGAGCTACCAGCAGACATCCATGAGGCGTTCCAGAAACGATACAACCTCACCCGGGACGAAGTGGTAGATCATGTCTACCGAAAACCCTACCCCAACCGGTACATGGCTACGTTTGCCAAGTTCCTGTTTGATCACCGGCAGCACCCGTTTGTGTACCAGATGATCTTCCAGAGCTTCGCAGATTTCTTTGAGAAGACCATCATCAAATATCCAGACTACCAACAGTACCCGGTGCACTTTGTGGGCTCCATTGCGTTTTACTTCGGGGACATTTTGCGTAAAGTAGCCCAGCAATACAACGTACGGGTACACCATATTTTAGAGAGTCCCATGGCAGGCTTGAGCCTGTATCACCAACAAAAGATTGTTCTA contains the following coding sequences:
- a CDS encoding long-chain fatty acid--CoA ligase — encoded protein: MKVTRVFDLLTQQVQEFPQPDCLAAKINGEWVKYSTQEMIDTANKLSLALIKSGIKKDDKVALISMNRPEWMFADYGIQQTGAVSVPMYPTITVEDYRYILKDSETKLILVSTEDLYNKVKEAASDIPGIQEIYTFDHVPGAKHWTELLKMGEGEDVATLESYKAAVQPSDLLSIIYTSGTTGAPKGVMLSHNNLVSNFTNVKPFVPVNKDHRALSFLPLCHIYERMVSCIYFSVGVSIYFAESIEKVGDNLKEVKPDIFVTVPRLLEKVYDKIVAKGSELTGVKKGLFFWALALGQKYDTRTSPGILYDLQLKLARKLIFSKWQEALGGNVKVIVSGGAALQPRLARVFWGANIRIMEGYGLTETSPVIAVNRYEPENNVIGTVGPVINNVEVKIAEDGEILTRSESVMVGYYKRPDLTAEVIDPDGWFHTGDIGELVEGKFLKITDRKKEMFKTSGGKYIAPQLIENKLKESLVIEQVMVVGEGEKFPGALIVPAFEGLRDWCKIHNIPYTKDEEMITKPEILEKYQKEIDRLNEQLAQWEKIKKFVLLPKLWSVETGEMTPKLSIKRKVITNNYRPLIEGLYRTA
- a CDS encoding formimidoylglutamase — encoded protein: MNLSIFFEPLPEDTFGYPTDAKSVGGYIAPFLHTFPDWRQAEVVLIGLPEYRGAHSHQDVSYQGPNLIREQLYKLKKGTGSWLLMDLGNLLPGISLEDTYLRLKEVIEMVVDAGKFPILLGGSHDLTYGQFLGYEHLHKKIGVVLVDSQLDIEENPDQPQEESHLHRLLLHEPNYLFTFSQLGYQSYLTDNDTLAALEKLHFELFRVGQVRQQMKEMEPVIRQADMLSFDIAAIRHQDAPGQRQANPFGFTGEEACQLCWYAGQNDQLSSLGLYGYRPEFDQRSLTATTVATMAWYAIEGFYHRQRTLDFQSNHFLRFAVGFHDNPNKMLFYKNRHTEKWWMQVDDLSGQRSPLIVPCSYQDYLMAADGEVPNRWIQAQARM
- a CDS encoding cytochrome b5 domain-containing protein, with the protein product MELQEYTKSQLALRNGQDRDEIWVAYLGVIYDVTKSRLWRRGNHYEHWAGQDLTDELKDAPHTDYVFDKFDAVGVLKK
- a CDS encoding N-acetylglucosamine kinase gives rise to the protein MIIIADSGSTKTAWRQISSEGVIADANTMGINPYYQNTQEIAQMLEQSLLVQWPGVEPKEIYFYGAGCSAPDKQAMVEAAIKEVYPNSKIEVHHDLEAAARALCGEEAGIACILGTGSNSCLYDGKEIVEALPNLGFILGDEGSGGYMGKRIVQAFLNNELPADIHEAFQKRYNLTRDEVVDHVYRKPYPNRYMATFAKFLFDHRQHPFVYQMIFQSFADFFEKTIIKYPDYQQYPVHFVGSIAFYFGDILRKVAQQYNVRVHHILESPMAGLSLYHQQKIVL